A section of the Campylobacter porcelli genome encodes:
- the lpxA gene encoding acyl-ACP--UDP-N-acetylglucosamine O-acyltransferase, with translation MQIHNTAVVEDGAILGDGCVIEPYAFISSKSVLGDNVIIKQGARIIGDTHIGSGSKIYSYAIVGDIPQDISYSIEDAGGVRVGENVTIREFATINSGTKKGDGYTNIGSNNFIMAYTHIAHDCLLGDGIILANGVTLAGHVVIDDYAVIGGLTPVHQFVHIGESCMIAGASALSQDVVPFCLAEGNRAYIRSLNLVGIRRRFDKEIVEQINKAYKFLFRSGGGLKDRALELLDQNPTLEARKMCEFIINTKRGIPLDKGRD, from the coding sequence ATGCAAATTCATAATACAGCAGTTGTAGAAGATGGTGCTATTTTAGGTGATGGATGTGTTATTGAGCCATATGCTTTCATAAGCTCAAAGAGCGTTTTGGGTGATAATGTTATAATCAAGCAAGGTGCTAGGATTATCGGAGATACGCATATTGGTAGCGGTAGTAAAATTTATAGCTACGCAATTGTGGGCGATATCCCTCAAGATATTAGCTACTCTATAGAGGATGCTGGTGGAGTTCGAGTAGGAGAAAATGTTACCATCAGGGAGTTTGCTACCATAAACTCAGGCACCAAAAAGGGCGATGGATACACTAATATCGGTAGTAATAATTTTATAATGGCATATACCCATATAGCTCATGATTGCCTCTTGGGTGATGGGATTATTTTAGCCAATGGCGTGACGCTAGCAGGGCATGTGGTGATCGATGATTATGCTGTGATTGGCGGTCTTACGCCTGTGCATCAGTTTGTCCATATTGGTGAGAGCTGTATGATAGCTGGGGCATCAGCGCTTAGTCAAGATGTGGTGCCATTTTGCTTAGCTGAAGGAAATAGGGCTTATATAAGAAGTTTAAATTTAGTTGGAATTCGCAGAAGATTTGATAAAGAGATAGTAGAACAGATCAATAAAGCTTATAAATTTCTATTTAGAAGTGGTGGCGGATTAAAAGATAGAGCATTAGAGCTTTTGGATCAAAATCCTACTTTAGAGGCTAGGAAGATGTGCGAATTTATCATAAACACAAAAAGAGGAATACCGCTTGATAAGGGGAGAGATTAA